The nucleotide sequence GAGTTACCTCCATTTCAAAACTGGAAAAAAATGTTTTTCGATGGCCTAAAAGTCGCTGTAGTTATTATATTCTACGCTTTGCCTGGATTAGTCACTGAATTTCTATTAATTCTGTTTATAAAAAGTAATTCTCCATCAATTTTTAATATTTGGATCAGTATTGGACTTCTGGCAATATCGCTATTATTCTACATTCTAGCTTACATCTTAAGCATCACAGCAATGCCCCGTATGGCTTGTAAAGGCCAATTAAAAGCTGCTTTAGAAGTTAAAAAAGTAATTGAAGACATTAAAATCATTGGTATAAAAAAATATGCCCTTTCTTTAGCGGGGTTTACAATAATGGCCGTTTATTTAACGTTATTTGCAGGCTACCTTCATGAATTATTTTATTATATAGGTACAATTACTTATCTTAATGTATATATCGCGGATTCTATTGCTAATTTAATGGTTTATCCTTTACTTATTGCATCTCAAGGTAGATTGATGGGACT is from Methanobacterium sp. and encodes:
- a CDS encoding DUF4013 domain-containing protein; the protein is MDISEMFSDSYISYPFSNFNRIVILGILFCTGVFLIIPAIFAGGYLFRIIENTIKGDYELPPFQNWKKMFFDGLKVAVVIIFYALPGLVTEFLLILFIKSNSPSIFNIWISIGLLAISLLFYILAYILSITAMPRMACKGQLKAALEVKKVIEDIKIIGIKKYALSLAGFTIMAVYLTLFAGYLHELFYYIGTITYLNVYIADSIANLMVYPLLIASQGRLMGLIYLERVQSSN